The Eremothecium cymbalariae DBVPG#7215 chromosome 1, complete sequence DNA segment AGGTGCTTTTATGGCGGGCGTGACGAGGATGAACATCACATTGGCCACTATCATGGCTGAATTGACATCTTCATATAATTATGTGGTTCCATTCTCAATTGCAATAGCTGTTTCAGTATTTGTTGCTAATGCAATAGAACCAAAATCACTATACGAGGTCTTGATTCAGAAAAATGATTTTCCATACTTGAACAATCGTAAAGCACACAACTTTTCTGGGATCGAGACTCAATTATCTGAGATTATCACGAGGTTTGACCATCCTGCCTTTAGAGCGTCTAAGATGTACATCAATGTCACCAACGATAAGTACGTCTCGATAACAGAACTGCGAAGTATTTTGACCTACGTTCAAAACGAGGGCCTAGTAGACTGGTCAATACCAATTTTGAAAGACGGGAAGTTGGTTTCCATCCTACCTTCTCCTGAACTCGAGCCAAAACTAGATACCATAACCCATTTCATCAAAGAGTATCACATTATTACAGATATAAAAATTAAACTAAGTGATATCCAGGACATCACATTCAAACTAATTGACACTAAGGGTGATAATTCATCTATAGATCAATCTTATTTAGGGGATACCGGACCCAATAAGCGAATACTCGGAAGTACTGAATCTGAGGAGATTATTTTCCGCACGCTAAATACGTTGTGCGATTTGCGAGATATAATGGAAATATCTCCAATTACTTTAGACATTAAAGCTCCACTTTCATTAGTTGAGTATATATTTACCAGGTTAGGCAATCGGGTAATCTCAATAACTGACAATGGAGATTTTGTTGGGATTCTTCACAAAAAACGATTCATTGACCAATACAGAAATAGGACGATGCTTTAGTTTATACATACTGATACATTATGTACTCAGAGATCGCACATGATCTAATAACGCAATACATTTCAGTAATAAAATCAGTGCATATCTTATCGTTTTTTCCTGCACTTGAAAGAATCTCCATTAAACTAATCATTTTACCGTTTTGTGCCCAAAGGTCAGTAATTCTACCCTGAACGAATCGGGATAGCTCTAGAAGAAGCGAGTAAACTTGATAAACTGCTTCTTCATCCGAACAACCTGATAATAGTCCAAATAGGCCACTTATTATGGAATCATTACCCAGCTTCCAGTCATACCATTGTGAGGCAAGCTTACGAAATGAAAGGAAAGTGGACTGTTTTACATAGCCATCATTTAGGAAGAATGACTTTCTCCATTGGATGATGTCATCCAATTTAATCTCTTCTGGTTTTTCTTTGTGATCGAGAAACAAACTGGAGATTATGGCTTCATGTTTAAACCGAATCATAGAATTCAAAAAGTAAAGTGCTTGCAACTTGGTAGTCCTATCACAAGAAACAAGGTCTCGCTGAACAGTGCAGATTAATTGATTTACAAGCTCACTATCAGCGAATAAAATTGATActaattcttttttgggTGCATTATTGTAACTTGCAGTACTTTCTATAGCCGTGTTTCTGACTGATAGCTGAAATTCATCTGAGACAACTGCGTTGATGAAGTGTACAAGTAAGGTGTATGacatttgttttttctcctcatcatcaagCTGAATATGAAAGTCTAACATAGGTCTTAAACAATGTTTTACAAGCATactcttcaaaacttcaagaATCTCTTCCCTGGAAATCAAATTCGTTATTTCGCATAATGTTTTGCAACGCATTGTAAACATGTTAATACTGGAAGATGTCAGTAGCTGCAAGCTAGATTGATATTCCTGCTGGATCATCTCCAAAGCTTCTGAAAATAAAGTTGGCAACCATTTTAGAGCTATGGGACTTAGGTTGCCCATGATTATTAGCGTACCTAAGCATTGGTTGAGTACTTCCAACTCTTGCATTATTTGTCTCATGTTCAAAGACGTAGAACATTTTCTCTGTCTTTCAAACCCCCGTCTACAAAATTCAAACAATGgcattttttggtttgttCCATCATTCAACCAGTATTCTGTCAATTCAGGGAATATCAACAAGTATTCATTCAAGCTATGAATGAGCGGAATCGTACTATTCTCAAGGGGGAACTTTACGGCCTCAAGGAACATTGTCACGTCGTTCGCCAAACTAGAAACCCAGTTTGTTTCAGCTCCAAATAAGTAGTACTTAGAAACTATAGGCTTAAACTTACATTCAAGCAGTCGAAATTTAGTTTCAATTGAATCCCCAGAAGTAAGTTCGAGCTATAATTAAAAGGGGAATGCTGCTGTTAGCAAATCAACGTTTCTGTTGCACAATGCAGCAGTTCTGCGGCATTTCAAACGTTAAGTGTATCAGATCCAAGGAACTTACCGGCTTGCCCTTATGTAGTGAGTTCATGCCtgtctttctttttctggAAGTGATGGTGGTAGCTCTTTGAAGCATATATGTTTTAACCTGAAACTAACATGAGGAAGGGTTATGGGACTTTATATAAAGCGCGGTTCCTTCACAAAGATAACACGAAAAATAATGTATAAGATGCTCTGTAAAGACAGAAATACGTCGTAAATATAAGTTGAAGATATAATCTCGACTCAACTGCGATGGGTGTTTACGAAGATATGTATAGACAGCGACAATCGaatgatgatattaagACCAAGAAGCATGTGTCATTCAAACCTAGTTCAAAATTCCACAGCAACAATTATGCGAACCATTACATTCATACAGATTCATACCCTCAGTCGTATGTAAAGAATATTGAGAACACGGTGGAAGGGTACCCAAAGCTGCAAAAGTTATTCCAGTTAAAGGAGAAGCAGATTGCTAAGCATGCAACAACACCGTTTGGATACCGCGTTGACATTGACGATATGGTCCCTACTTTGAATAGGTGGATTCAAAGGGATAAACTTGTATTTGACGTTGTAATGATTGGTTGTCTAAGTGACAATCAGTTTATTTATCCTTTATTGACACAGCTGCCCATTAATAAATTGGTTTCTAAGCCTGGGttcctttttatttggGCTAGTGCTCAGAAGATTAACGAGCTGACCAAATTATTGAACAATGAAGGCTGGGCTAAGAAGTTTAGAAGGAGTGAGGAGTTTGTATTTGTACCTGTTAATAAGGACTCGCCGTTTTATCCTGGATTGGATCAGGATGACGAGCCGTTATTTGACAAAATGCAATGGCACTGTTGGATGTGCATTACGGGTACTGTAAGGAGATCAACAGATGGTTATTTGATACATTGCAATGTTGACACAGACTTAGCGATTGAGACAGATGCCGCCCAAAACGGTGCAGTTCCCTCTCATGTGTATAAAGTTGCAGAGAATTTCTCGACAGCTACAAGAAGATTGCATATTATTCCTGCCAGGACTGGCAGTGAAAATCCTGTTAGACTAAGACCTGGCTGGGTTATAATGAGTCCTGATGTGATGCTAGATAACTTTGAGGCCAAGAGATATCGAGACGAAATCAGACAACTAGGCTCCAATCTGCCAATGGATAACGGTATTGAGTCATTAAGACCGAAGAGTCCcattcaaaaaaagaactaATAACAACAACCCTACGTAGAGCAGGAATAATCATATACTACATTGCATCGCTAAGAAAAGGTTatctaaaaaaaatacatgttatctatatataacgTTCAACTATGgcacacacatacacagTGAGCTATAAGGCTGCAAACTTCCGAATATAGGGGGAAACAACTGAACTACTTAAACCATTGTTGAACACCCTTCTTGATTGGCGTCAGCAACCCCTTCTGCTTAGAAACATAGTTAATTCTATGATACGCATTCAAATTCTTCCTTAGAACAATTTGATAACAAGTGGCAGAGCCCTGTCTAGAGATAATAGTAGAATACGCCAAGAAATATTCCCAAATTCTAAACCACTTTTTACCATATTTACTAATCACAGCATCCTTATTACCCATCCAATTTCTGTACCATCTCCATAGAGTAGCAGAATAATGCACACCTAAATTGTCAACTGAAACAGTTTCAAACCCGGCACCCTCCAAGTTGGAAACGACAAAATCTAATGGGGTCGACGCGTCTGCACCAGGGAAAATATACTTGTTCATAAAAAGCCCCCAGATTAGATCTTCATATTGCCATGGCTTTCTTAAACCTgcaatttgaagaaaaaatatcCCGTCGTCTTCCAAACTGTCATAAACCTGCTGCAAAAATGACTTGAATTTCCGAACACCAACGTGTTCGGCCATTTCTAAGCAAGTGATTTTATCATATTTCTTACCCTCGCTAGTGGCTAAAGGAGTATCTCTGTAATCACAACAAACAATACGAGATTGCTCCTTCGAAATACCTTGTAGACGCAATTTGTCATTACCCCATTTGGTTTGGTTCCTACCCAAAGTGACCCCTGTAACCTTGGCTCCATACACCTTAGATGCATAAGTAGCAAAAGTACCCCAACCACAGCCTAAATCCAGTAAATGCTCCCCTGGAGCCAGATCGATCTTGTCACAAACGATCTTTAACTTGTTATCCTGTAACTGTTCAAGGGATTCCTCAACATTGACATCTGAAATTACACCACTGGTATATATCATTCTTGGTCCCAAGAACCAGGAGTAAAAGTCATCACCACGGTCATAGTGGCCTCTAACTTGTTCCTCGTCCTGGGATCTTGTGTGCATGATGACCTCAGGGATCATactaaataaaaagaatttaaataAAGACAGAGTGAACGAGAACTGCGCCCAGTCATGTCTATATTCCAGTGCCTCCAATGCATCCCCATTGAAGGATACTTTACCTGCAAAGTACAATTCGTGGAAAGTCTCCATAGGGATCTTTTTACCATGATACTTCTCAGCAAGTTTATCGTCATGGAACGTCAAATAGCTTTCGAGTGCCTTGCCAGGAAGTTTGcatttttcatttaaaCGAGGAGAAAACGTCGAAGCAACAGTCCAATACGAAATTACAATTGGTAGGGCCAATACCAAAGCTGTCGATATCAATACATATAAACCACCGCCAAGACGCCTCGTGATATACAGAGGAATACCGGCAAGTAGAAACAGTAGGCCAAAGTTGGAAAaatgttttgaagatggaCCCTCGCCAGGCCATGGCGCGTTCTTAATCGCAGGTGAATCGGTAGTTAGCACGCCATACTCACTATTAGCAGCCTCCTGCTTCGCCGCAACAGGTGTTTCAATGAACTGAATGGTATCAAAAGAATACTCAGACATCCCAAAATCCTCCTGAGTAGTTGATTGATATCAGATCGATTTAAAACTCAACTGTAAGTTGTAGAAGAGATGTAAAAGACCTATTGTACGTTAATATTTGGGGAAACCCTCCAGATAACAATCTACGAcgaatatatatacaatcTTAAAAGCAAAAAAGCCAAATGAAGACgaattttgatttgaaaCTTGCGAATATGCATCCAGTGAAATGCTGGAGACGGAAGTGTACAGGTGTTCAGTCTGTCACTCTAGTGCGGGTAACCTTTgtagaaaattttcttttataataattagaaatgagatgagatgagatgaggTTGATAATAAACATCTTGTCTCTATTTGGATTTGAAAAGGTTCAGAGCAGTCTATATTCTACTTAATAATAAGTGGTGTTTCTTTGTGATCCATCATGGGTAAGACTCAGAAAAAGAATAGTAAGGGTCGTTTAGatagatattattatctaGCTAAAGAGAAAGGTTATCGTGCTCGTTCTTCCTTCAAAGTTATCCAAATCAATGAGAAATATGGCCactttttggaaaagtCTAAGGTAGTGATTGATTTGTGTGCTGCTCCTGGGTCTTGGTGTCAAGTTGCTGCTAACTTGTGTCCTGTGAATTCATTGATTATAGGTGTTGATATTGTTCCTATGAAGCCTATGACCAATGTTATTACATTTCAGAGTGACATTACCACGGAGGATTGTAGATCCAAGCTGAGAGGGTATATGAAAACATGGAAGGCAGACACTGTGTTACATGATGGTGCTCCGAATGTGGGTTTGAGTTGGGTGCAGGATGCGTTTACACAGTCCCATTTGACGTTACAAGCGTTAAAGCTTGCAGTTGAAAATTTGGTTGTCGGGGGTACTTTTGTAACCAAGGTTTTCAGGTCTAAGGATTATAACAAGCTAATTTGGGTGTTCCAACAGTTGTTTGAGAAAGTAGAGGCTACTAAGCCACCTGCCTCTAGAAATGTATCTGCTGAAATCTTTGTGGTATGCAAAGGATTTAAGGCTCCAAAGAAGTTGGATCCGAGGTTGTTGGATCCAAAGGaggtttttgaagaactaCCCGATGGTCCTCAGAATATGCAGGCTAAGGTATATAATCCTGAGAAAAAAGTAAGGAAGAGAGATGGGTATAAGGAGAACGATTACTTGTTATACCATGAGGCTCCAATCATGGATTTCGTGAAGGTGGAAGACCCGATACAGATGCTTGGAGAGTTAAACAGATTTACTATTGACAAGGAAGATAATGAATGGAAGATACTGAAAACACTAAAACAAACGACAACTGAATTTAAGGCTTGTATTGAGGACTTAAAGGTGTTGGGTAGAAAGGATTTTAAGATGCTCTTAAGATGGAGGAAGGCAGCAAGAGAACTCCTTGGCTTggataaagaagaagaaaatccTGAGGTAGAGACTGTACCACTGACTGAGGAAGAGCAGATTGAGAAAGAATTACAAGATATGCAGGACAAACAGAGGTTGATGAAAAAACGTGAGAAGAGGAAACAGAACGAGATGAAACAAAAGGAGATCACTAGGATGCAGATGCAGATGCAAACACCCACGGATATTGGTATCGAAGCAGCTAACCTAGGACGCGAGTCTTTGTTTAACCTCAAGCAGGCAGAGAAGACTGGTATACTTGACAAGCTAGCAAAAGGTAAAAAGCGCATGGTTTTTACCCGAGAAGAACTTGCGGAGGATAATGACATCCAGATCGATGTAGATGGTCCACTACTTGACCGTGATGAGTACGCTGAGGCGGATGACATCGAATCGCAGCTTGATTTCATGTATAATCAGTATAAGGAAAGGAAAGCCGAAAGAGATGCTAAATTCAGGGCACAACAGGCTCGTGGCGGTGATGATGACGCTTGGGATGGTTTTGATGATGCGGCAAAGAGTAGtgataatgatgaggatgcaTCTGCCAAGGACTACatagaagaagatgacgaCGATTTATCCGATTCAGACGGCGATGAGGCAATCAATTCATTGATAGCCCGGGCTAAAGAACAGAAAGGAGGCGTTAAATTGTCAGCCAAGGCTCGTGCATTGTTTAGCAACCCCATTTTCGATGATATCGAAGCTGACTTGCCAGCAAACACTAACCTTTCGGGTAGCACTGCCAACAGTACAGACTTGACTAGTAGTAAAATCAGTGTAATTAACAAAAGATCTGCCGAGAGTTCTGAATCTGATGTTAGCGATAGCGAGAGTGATAGCGACTTTGAAATCGTTACTAATGAAGAAGTTCATTCCGACCAATACGATTCcgatgaagaagataatttGTCAcaaaaggaaaagtatTCTAAAGACATTGATATTGCAACTGTTGAGGCAATGACCTTAGCTCATCAGTTAGCATTAGGCCAGAAGTCTAAACATGATTTGATTGACCAGGGTTTCAATAGATACTCCTTCCGTGACGTCGATAACTTACCAGAGTGGTTcttagaagaagaaaagagaCATTCAAAGATCAATAAGCCAATTACTAAAGAAGCTGCCATGGCAATCAAGGAGAAGATGAAGGCTTTGAATGCGAGACCAATAAAGAAAGTTGCTGAAGCGAAAGCCAGAAAGAAGATGCGTGCGTTAGCGCGTTTAGAAAGGTTAAAAAGAAAGCTGGTCTAATCAATGATGATACTGATAAATCCGAGAAGGACAAAGCAGAAGAGATTGCgaagtt contains these protein-coding regions:
- a CDS encoding uncharacterized protein (similar to Ashbya gossypii AFR737W); translated protein: MFLEAVKFPLENSTIPLIHSLNEYLLIFPELTEYWLNDGTNQKMPLFEFCRRGFERQRKCSTSLNMRQIMQELEVLNQCLGTLIIMGNLSPIALKWLPTLFSEALEMIQQEYQSSLQLLTSSSINMFTMRCKTLCEITNLISREEILEVLKSMLVKHCLRPMLDFHIQLDDEEKKQMSYTLLVHFINAVVSDEFQLSVRNTAIESTASYNNAPKKELVSILFADSELVNQLICTVQRDLVSCDRTTKLQALYFLNSMIRFKHEAIISSLFLDHKEKPEEIKLDDIIQWRKSFFLNDGYVKQSTFLSFRKLASQWYDWKLGNDSIISGLFGLLSGCSDEEAVYQVYSLLLELSRFVQGRITDLWAQNGKMISLMEILSSAGKNDKICTDFITEMYCVIRSCAISEYIMYQYV
- the KAR4 gene encoding Kar4p (similar to Ashbya gossypii AFR736C), coding for MGVYEDMYRQRQSNDDIKTKKHVSFKPSSKFHSNNYANHYIHTDSYPQSYVKNIENTVEGYPKLQKLFQLKEKQIAKHATTPFGYRVDIDDMVPTLNRWIQRDKLVFDVVMIGCLSDNQFIYPLLTQLPINKLVSKPGFLFIWASAQKINELTKLLNNEGWAKKFRRSEEFVFVPVNKDSPFYPGLDQDDEPLFDKMQWHCWMCITGTVRRSTDGYLIHCNVDTDLAIETDAAQNGAVPSHVYKVAENFSTATRRLHIIPARTGSENPVRLRPGWVIMSPDVMLDNFEAKRYRDEIRQLGSNLPMDNGIESLRPKSPIQKKN
- a CDS encoding uncharacterized protein (similar to Ashbya gossypii AFR735W), which gives rise to MSEYSFDTIQFIETPVAAKQEAANSEYGVLTTDSPAIKNAPWPGEGPSSKHFSNFGLLFLLAGIPLYITRRLGGGLYVLISTALVLALPIVISYWTVASTFSPRLNEKCKLPGKALESYLTFHDDKLAEKYHGKKIPMETFHELYFAGKVSFNGDALEALEYRHDWAQFSFTLSLFKFFLFSMIPEVIMHTRSQDEEQVRGHYDRGDDFYSWFLGPRMIYTSGVISDVNVEESLEQLQDNKLKIVCDKIDLAPGEHLLDLGCGWGTFATYASKVYGAKVTGVTLGRNQTKWGNDKLRLQGISKEQSRIVCCDYRDTPLATSEGKKYDKITCLEMAEHVGVRKFKSFLQQVYDSLEDDGIFFLQIAGLRKPWQYEDLIWGLFMNKYIFPGADASTPLDFVVSNLEGAGFETVSVDNLGVHYSATLWRWYRNWMGNKDAVISKYGKKWFRIWEYFLAYSTIISRQGSATCYQIVLRKNLNAYHRINYVSKQKGLLTPIKKGVQQWFK
- the SPB1 gene encoding 27S pre-rRNA (guanosine2922-2'-O)-methyltransferase (similar to Ashbya gossypii AFR734C) translates to MGKTQKKNSKGRLDRYYYLAKEKGYRARSSFKVIQINEKYGHFLEKSKVVIDLCAAPGSWCQVAANLCPVNSLIIGVDIVPMKPMTNVITFQSDITTEDCRSKLRGYMKTWKADTVLHDGAPNVGLSWVQDAFTQSHLTLQALKLAVENLVVGGTFVTKVFRSKDYNKLIWVFQQLFEKVEATKPPASRNVSAEIFVVCKGFKAPKKLDPRLLDPKEVFEELPDGPQNMQAKVYNPEKKVRKRDGYKENDYLLYHEAPIMDFVKVEDPIQMLGELNRFTIDKEDNEWKILKTLKQTTTEFKACIEDLKVLGRKDFKMLLRWRKAARELLGLDKEEENPEVETVPLTEEEQIEKELQDMQDKQRLMKKREKRKQNEMKQKEITRMQMQMQTPTDIGIEAANLGRESLFNLKQAEKTGILDKLAKGKKRMVFTREELAEDNDIQIDVDGPLLDRDEYAEADDIESQLDFMYNQYKERKAERDAKFRAQQARGGDDDAWDGFDDAAKSSDNDEDASAKDYIEEDDDDLSDSDGDEAINSLIARAKEQKGGVKLSAKARALFSNPIFDDIEADLPANTNLSGSTANSTDLTSSKISVINKRSAESSESDVSDSESDSDFEIVTNEEVHSDQYDSDEEDNLSQKEKYSKDIDIATVEAMTLAHQLALGQKSKHDLIDQGFNRYSFRDVDNLPEWFLEEEKRHSKINKPITKEAAMAIKEKMKALNARPIKKVAEAKARKKMRALARLERLKRKLV